A single genomic interval of Bradyrhizobium sp. sBnM-33 harbors:
- a CDS encoding DsbA family oxidoreductase, whose amino-acid sequence MSTLKPLKIDIVSDVVCPWCYIGKRRIENALALVPDVPVEVRWRPFFLNSWVPREGISRDEYLTAKFGSVEAYKGIAGRVVAAAGEEGLTYRPELVKRQPNTIDCHRLIHWAEALGKAAEMKQRLMELYFRDGGDLTDVNVLVQAAADVGLDSDDVRKRLATDEDVALISGQAQEASDKGISGVPTFVFAQKYAVSGAQPAEQLARAIRQVSGEINAQAAE is encoded by the coding sequence ATGAGCACCCTCAAACCTCTCAAGATCGACATCGTCTCCGACGTGGTCTGCCCCTGGTGCTACATCGGCAAACGCCGGATCGAGAATGCGCTGGCGCTGGTGCCGGACGTTCCCGTCGAAGTGCGCTGGCGGCCGTTCTTCCTCAATTCCTGGGTGCCGCGCGAGGGCATCAGCCGCGACGAATATCTCACCGCAAAATTCGGCTCGGTCGAGGCCTACAAGGGCATTGCCGGCCGCGTCGTCGCTGCCGCGGGCGAGGAGGGACTGACCTACCGGCCCGAACTCGTAAAGCGCCAGCCCAACACCATCGATTGCCATCGCCTGATCCATTGGGCGGAAGCGCTGGGCAAGGCAGCCGAAATGAAGCAGCGCCTGATGGAATTGTATTTTCGCGATGGCGGCGATCTGACGGACGTGAACGTACTGGTACAGGCCGCGGCCGATGTCGGCCTCGATTCCGACGACGTCCGCAAACGGCTTGCAACCGATGAGGACGTCGCACTGATCTCCGGCCAGGCTCAGGAAGCATCCGACAAAGGCATCTCGGGCGTCCCCACTTTCGTGTTCGCGCAGAAATATGCCGTCTCCGGCGCCCAGCCGGCCGAGCAACTCGCCCGCGCGATCCGGCAGGTTTCCGGCGAAATCAACGCGCAGGCGGCGGAGTAG
- a CDS encoding NIPSNAP family protein: MIYELRTYTVKPGTLGDIIKAASTVSREIRKDDYGKLEGYWSTEIGPLNQVLHMWSYNSFDERARLRAELAKNPRWTGEYVPLIRPLLVRQDVRLMNAVRPPVAPASTGNVYELRNYRAKAAGGLKQWLDAFTAVLPEREKYSKIVGLWTTEAGQPNEACHIWAYPSLNARAEARGNAMKDPAWQEFLGKGPGFLEEMHSTIMLPAPHSPLQ, translated from the coding sequence ATGATCTACGAACTGCGCACCTACACCGTAAAGCCCGGCACGCTTGGCGACATAATCAAGGCCGCGAGCACCGTGTCGCGCGAAATCCGCAAGGACGATTACGGCAAGCTCGAAGGCTACTGGTCGACCGAGATCGGTCCGCTCAACCAGGTCCTGCACATGTGGAGCTACAACAGTTTCGACGAGCGCGCCCGGTTGCGCGCCGAGCTTGCGAAAAACCCGCGCTGGACCGGCGAGTACGTACCGCTGATCCGCCCCTTGCTGGTTCGTCAGGACGTTCGCCTGATGAACGCGGTGAGGCCTCCGGTGGCCCCGGCATCGACCGGCAATGTCTATGAACTGCGCAATTACCGCGCCAAAGCGGCTGGCGGCCTGAAGCAATGGCTCGATGCGTTCACCGCTGTGCTGCCGGAGCGCGAAAAATACTCAAAGATCGTCGGCCTCTGGACGACCGAAGCGGGCCAGCCGAACGAAGCCTGCCACATCTGGGCTTATCCCAGCCTGAACGCGCGCGCCGAAGCGCGCGGGAACGCGATGAAGGATCCGGCGTGGCAGGAATTTCTCGGGAAGGGTCCAGGATTCCTCGAGGAGATGCATTCGACCATCATGTTGCCGGCGCCGCACTCGCCGTTGCAGTGA
- a CDS encoding cupin-like domain-containing protein, whose amino-acid sequence MNTLTAIAPVITADHDALRRDFPLKPFAIRHKLAGHPLLTLPRIAQLASELPRDLIEYNSGKVAISQNPDAIPTVNLDPVEVVKSIETAGAWMVLKRVENSPEYRALLEDTLLSVARARGFNSLADASFEQVEGFLFVSSPNSTTPFHLDSEDNFFVHIHGEKFFTIFNNTDRSIVSDDEIERSMTKHRNLKYDESIAPRGKEFHLFAGDGCYVPYQWPHWVRTAGSFSISMAITWKTREVRRLNDLHFFNSMLRSIGLPQQPPGKQPVLDALKLAFYRTVTTAIRPLRASMAMRRVLRRIALGKRANYYLKGA is encoded by the coding sequence ATGAATACGCTCACCGCCATCGCACCCGTCATTACGGCCGACCATGACGCGCTCCGCCGCGACTTTCCGCTAAAACCGTTCGCGATCCGCCACAAGCTCGCTGGCCATCCGCTGCTGACGCTGCCACGCATCGCGCAATTGGCTTCCGAGCTGCCGCGCGACCTGATCGAATATAATTCCGGCAAGGTCGCGATCAGCCAGAATCCGGACGCGATTCCGACCGTCAACCTCGACCCCGTCGAAGTCGTGAAAAGCATTGAGACGGCCGGCGCCTGGATGGTGCTCAAGCGCGTCGAGAATTCGCCGGAATATCGGGCGCTGCTGGAGGATACGCTGCTGTCGGTCGCCCGTGCCCGTGGCTTCAACAGCTTGGCTGATGCTAGTTTCGAGCAGGTCGAGGGGTTCCTGTTCGTGTCCTCGCCGAATTCGACCACGCCATTTCATCTCGACAGCGAAGACAATTTCTTCGTACACATCCACGGCGAAAAATTCTTCACGATCTTCAACAACACCGACCGTTCGATCGTCTCCGACGACGAGATCGAGCGCTCGATGACCAAGCATCGCAATCTGAAATATGACGAGAGCATTGCGCCACGGGGCAAGGAATTCCACCTGTTCGCAGGCGACGGCTGCTATGTGCCGTATCAATGGCCGCACTGGGTGCGCACCGCAGGTTCGTTCTCGATCTCGATGGCGATCACCTGGAAGACGCGCGAAGTGCGGCGACTGAACGATCTGCACTTCTTCAATTCGATGCTGCGCAGCATCGGTCTGCCGCAGCAGCCGCCGGGCAAACAGCCAGTGCTCGACGCGCTGAAGCTTGCGTTCTATCGCACCGTGACGACCGCAATCAGACCGCTGCGCGCCTCGATGGCGATGCGACGTGTGCTGCGGCGGATCGCGCTCGGGAAACGCGCGAATTATTATTTGAAGGGGGCGTAG
- a CDS encoding GNAT family N-acetyltransferase gives MADITDTSTVRRASSNEINARAPDIGEALTPLTGVSATQWRALTEGAAEPNGYYLPEWELAVNASARGRMNAAALGAWRDASTLIGLVPVISMWRAYKIPLPALVSADPYGTLCTPLLDRDMAEEAVTSILRRARRAGAHALIFRATSLDGAAMKAFTEVLHRGGMQPLVLQSHIRACLDATGDADTVLRDALGAKKLKELRRQRNRLAEHGAVHFDVARTPAEIAAAVETFLELEASGWKGQRGTALGQDEGDAAFIRRASSELAGTGQCEIVTLRAGEAPVATAIVLRHQDRAFYFKLGVDERFAKFSPGVQLTLELTQHLCADPAIAMVDSTANPDHPMINPIWRGRLAIGDVLIPLRRNDPVVALIRVALRLRGTIREPARHIVHFIRARQEKS, from the coding sequence GTGGCCGATATTACCGATACATCGACGGTGCGCCGAGCATCGAGCAATGAAATTAACGCTCGCGCGCCAGACATTGGCGAGGCACTGACGCCGCTTACCGGCGTCTCCGCGACCCAGTGGCGCGCGCTCACCGAAGGTGCCGCCGAGCCGAACGGCTATTACTTGCCCGAATGGGAATTGGCGGTGAATGCTTCGGCGCGGGGGCGCATGAACGCCGCCGCGCTCGGCGCGTGGCGCGATGCATCCACGTTGATCGGCCTCGTGCCCGTGATCTCGATGTGGCGCGCCTATAAGATCCCGCTCCCCGCTCTGGTGAGCGCCGATCCCTACGGCACGCTTTGCACGCCGCTGCTCGATCGCGACATGGCGGAAGAAGCCGTCACAAGCATCCTGCGCCGGGCCCGGCGGGCCGGCGCGCATGCGCTGATTTTCCGCGCCACCTCGCTCGATGGCGCAGCCATGAAGGCCTTTACCGAGGTGCTGCATCGCGGCGGCATGCAGCCGCTGGTGCTGCAGTCGCATATCCGCGCCTGCCTCGATGCCACTGGTGACGCCGATACAGTACTGCGCGACGCGCTCGGCGCAAAGAAACTGAAAGAGCTGCGCCGCCAGCGCAATCGCCTCGCCGAACACGGCGCCGTCCACTTCGACGTGGCGCGGACGCCCGCTGAGATCGCTGCCGCCGTCGAAACATTCCTGGAGCTGGAGGCCAGCGGCTGGAAGGGCCAGCGTGGCACCGCGCTCGGCCAGGACGAAGGCGATGCGGCGTTCATCCGCCGCGCCTCTTCGGAGCTGGCTGGAACCGGCCAGTGCGAGATCGTGACCTTGCGTGCCGGCGAGGCGCCGGTGGCGACAGCGATCGTGCTGCGCCATCAGGATCGCGCCTTCTATTTCAAGCTCGGCGTCGATGAGCGCTTTGCGAAGTTTTCGCCGGGCGTGCAACTGACGCTGGAGCTGACGCAGCATCTTTGCGCCGATCCAGCCATTGCCATGGTGGATTCCACCGCAAATCCCGACCATCCCATGATCAACCCGATCTGGCGCGGACGCCTTGCGATCGGCGACGTGTTGATTCCGCTGCGGCGGAACGATCCGGTCGTGGCGTTGATTCGCGTTGCGCTCCGCTTGCGCGGCACGATCCGTGAACCGGCACGCCACATCGTTCATTTTATCAGAGCACGGCAGGAGAAATCCTAA
- a CDS encoding EAL domain-containing protein — MRRYRPHIFVMIALAIVLTGGWHSSLRNVLADLRFAWQSRQVSGDIVVIAIDASSIERIGVWPWPRLLHAELIRQLQKADVQDIALDVDFSTPSDASSDRNFAEALEGAGGSVVLPSFQQPRTDRTTLHVNRPLQQFAEHSWSAIVNVEVGPDGLVRRYPFGEKLDGKFVPSMAAVLAGQYAEKRTPFLIDFSIRTAGIPKVSFADVLSGDPATLQKLRGKKVVIGGTALELGDRFSVPNGVILSGPVLQTLAAESLLQNRALQWTSGVVTAAGLALLALLMLFSWRRLSAGKRVALLGATAGTLEAGAFALQAAFPLILDTSLFHIAIIVYVAAIALDEIDIRDLLGRVAESRFQRVAMSLGDGLICTDSNYLITVWNPGATAIFGYLPEEIIGRPFDEICARDEALATSGFSIKNAAHLAAGSVVEFDGRRRNGEVFPVEASFSGWQGTDGFQFGAILRDISVRKREAERVRYLAEHDTLTGLINRNTLHAQLETKISAAETDGRKVALLVIGIDGFQQINDMLGNTCGDLVLRAISQRLMAAIPPAGLVARLSGDEFAIAVPTSDIGENLSRFAEQIGDGFDAPLLAGNRHLRVKVSIGAAVCPGDGRTADELLSNAHLALSRAKAINRGGYVLFEDSIRRELEKRLTLEAELALAAERNEFELFYQPQFHLADGQLIGAEALIRWRHPERGLVSPGEFMPVVNTSPISERIAEWVLQAACTHGAAWERAGHKLRIGVNLSPSQLESGDLAVSVAQVLASTGFSPTSLELEVTEDILLHDEQAALNTFLEIQELGIRLSFDDFGTGFASLSYLKKFPLDGLKIDRSFVLGLLTNPDDAAIVSSTIGLSKQLGLSVIAEGIEDRATADLLVRMGCEEGQGYCFGKPMPARDFEARFLTAPATAEVA; from the coding sequence GTGAGACGATATCGGCCACATATTTTCGTGATGATTGCGTTGGCAATTGTCCTAACGGGCGGCTGGCACAGCTCGCTTCGCAACGTGCTGGCCGACCTGCGGTTCGCCTGGCAGTCACGACAAGTCAGCGGTGACATCGTGGTGATCGCGATCGACGCATCGTCGATCGAGAGGATCGGCGTCTGGCCGTGGCCGCGCCTGCTCCACGCCGAACTGATCCGGCAGCTTCAGAAGGCAGACGTCCAGGACATCGCGCTCGACGTCGACTTCTCCACACCTTCGGATGCGTCGTCGGACCGAAACTTCGCCGAGGCCCTCGAGGGCGCCGGCGGATCGGTCGTACTGCCCTCCTTCCAGCAGCCCCGCACCGACAGGACGACGCTTCACGTCAATCGCCCGTTGCAGCAATTCGCCGAACATTCGTGGTCGGCGATCGTCAATGTCGAGGTCGGGCCCGATGGCCTCGTCCGGAGATATCCGTTCGGTGAGAAGCTGGACGGCAAATTCGTACCCTCGATGGCTGCCGTGCTCGCCGGCCAATATGCCGAAAAGCGCACGCCCTTCCTGATCGACTTCAGCATCCGAACGGCCGGAATCCCCAAAGTGTCCTTTGCCGACGTTCTGAGCGGCGACCCGGCGACACTGCAAAAACTCAGGGGCAAGAAGGTCGTCATCGGCGGCACGGCGCTCGAACTCGGTGACCGCTTCAGCGTGCCGAACGGTGTAATCCTGTCCGGCCCGGTACTGCAGACGCTGGCTGCGGAGTCGCTGCTGCAGAACCGCGCGCTGCAATGGACCTCGGGCGTCGTCACGGCGGCCGGCCTGGCGTTGCTCGCCTTGCTGATGCTGTTCTCATGGCGCCGCCTCTCCGCCGGCAAGAGGGTGGCGCTGCTCGGCGCCACGGCTGGCACCCTCGAGGCCGGGGCGTTTGCCCTGCAGGCGGCGTTTCCGCTCATTCTGGATACGTCGCTGTTTCATATCGCCATCATCGTTTACGTCGCGGCCATCGCCCTCGATGAAATCGACATCCGGGACCTGCTCGGCAGGGTCGCCGAGAGCCGCTTTCAGCGCGTGGCGATGTCGCTCGGCGACGGCCTGATCTGTACCGACTCCAACTACCTGATCACGGTGTGGAATCCGGGCGCGACCGCGATCTTCGGCTATCTGCCCGAAGAGATCATCGGCCGGCCGTTCGACGAGATTTGCGCACGTGACGAAGCCCTCGCCACATCCGGCTTTTCCATCAAGAACGCTGCTCATCTCGCTGCCGGATCGGTGGTCGAGTTCGACGGACGTCGCCGCAATGGCGAGGTGTTTCCGGTCGAGGCCTCCTTCTCCGGCTGGCAAGGCACCGACGGGTTTCAATTCGGCGCGATCCTGCGCGATATCTCGGTACGCAAGCGCGAAGCCGAGAGAGTGAGATATCTGGCGGAACACGACACGCTGACGGGACTCATCAACCGCAACACGCTTCACGCCCAGCTCGAGACCAAGATTTCCGCGGCCGAGACGGACGGCCGCAAGGTGGCGCTGCTGGTGATCGGCATCGACGGCTTCCAGCAGATCAACGACATGCTGGGCAACACCTGTGGCGATCTCGTGCTCCGCGCCATTTCGCAGCGACTAATGGCGGCTATTCCGCCGGCGGGTCTGGTCGCTCGTTTGAGCGGAGACGAATTCGCCATTGCCGTTCCGACCAGCGACATCGGAGAAAACCTCAGCCGCTTCGCCGAACAGATCGGCGACGGCTTCGACGCGCCGCTTTTGGCCGGAAACCGCCACCTCCGCGTCAAGGTCAGCATTGGAGCCGCCGTTTGCCCAGGCGATGGACGAACGGCGGACGAACTCCTCAGCAACGCCCATCTGGCGCTGAGCCGCGCCAAGGCGATCAACCGCGGCGGCTACGTGCTGTTCGAAGACTCGATCCGCCGCGAACTTGAGAAGCGCCTGACGCTGGAAGCGGAGCTGGCGCTGGCCGCGGAACGCAATGAGTTCGAATTGTTCTACCAACCGCAATTTCATCTGGCCGATGGCCAATTGATCGGCGCCGAAGCCTTGATCCGCTGGCGTCATCCCGAGCGGGGCCTGGTTTCGCCGGGCGAATTCATGCCGGTCGTCAACACCTCTCCGATTTCCGAGCGGATCGCCGAATGGGTTCTCCAAGCCGCCTGCACCCATGGAGCCGCTTGGGAACGCGCGGGACACAAGCTCCGTATCGGTGTCAACCTTTCGCCGTCCCAGTTGGAGTCCGGTGACCTCGCGGTCTCGGTCGCGCAGGTGCTCGCCAGCACCGGCTTTAGTCCAACCAGCCTCGAGCTCGAGGTCACCGAAGACATCCTGCTCCACGATGAGCAGGCCGCGCTGAATACGTTCCTCGAGATTCAGGAGCTTGGCATTCGCCTGTCCTTCGACGATTTCGGGACGGGTTTTGCCAGCTTGAGCTATCTGAAGAAATTCCCGCTCGACGGGCTGAAGATCGACCGCTCTTTCGTGTTGGGTTTGCTGACCAATCCAGATGACGCGGCGATCGTCAGTTCGACGATCGGACTTAGCAAGCAACTGGGCCTGTCCGTTATCGCCGAAGGCATCGAGGATCGCGCAACGGCCGACCTCCTGGTCAGGATGGGCTGCGAAGAGGGACAGGGTTATTGCTTCGGCAAGCCGATGCCCGCTCGGGATTTCGAAGCCAGATTCCTGACCGCTCCCGCGACCGCCGAGGTGGCGTGA
- a CDS encoding FecR family protein, with the protein MRAIPHVSRTLAAMFFLATASAAYAADDGDWTVSKSSGEVWLTGSGVQQASIKQEDVLKPGDTVRTGRTGRVLLKRGEEMIMVAPNSVIGVPAQKKEGLSTTIVQQAGSILLDVEKRNVKHFEVETPYLAAVVKGTQFRVTVNAGKTTVDVIRGQVEVADFKSGQIAQVMAGQHATAFASGKTGLSLGGAGVLAPIEHGKPRAPSIERVPVPRNGLSAPRHAANGQNKHANAHPAKHGVTRISTSIGEVRVNFHRVTNGLAHGTSASAGAARGASERNTVWSSSTPGTDMAAANNGQGDNGNGAAASAAGRANASAVAAVAGGNANGGNGNSGNGNSGNGNSGNGNGNGNGGNENAANGNGNGANGSGRGNSGHGRGR; encoded by the coding sequence ATGCGTGCGATCCCTCACGTCTCGAGAACACTCGCGGCGATGTTCTTCCTGGCGACGGCTTCCGCCGCTTACGCGGCCGATGACGGCGACTGGACCGTCAGCAAGTCCTCGGGCGAGGTCTGGCTCACCGGCAGCGGCGTGCAGCAGGCATCGATCAAACAGGAAGACGTGTTGAAGCCGGGCGATACGGTTCGCACCGGCCGCACCGGTCGCGTGCTGTTGAAGCGCGGCGAGGAAATGATCATGGTCGCACCGAATTCCGTGATCGGCGTCCCCGCCCAAAAGAAGGAAGGGCTGTCGACCACGATCGTGCAGCAGGCGGGGTCGATCCTGCTCGACGTCGAAAAACGCAACGTCAAGCATTTCGAGGTCGAAACGCCCTACCTCGCCGCCGTGGTGAAGGGCACGCAATTCCGCGTCACCGTGAATGCCGGCAAGACCACCGTCGACGTGATCCGCGGCCAGGTCGAAGTCGCCGATTTCAAGTCGGGTCAGATCGCGCAAGTCATGGCCGGGCAGCATGCGACGGCCTTCGCCAGCGGCAAGACCGGGCTATCGCTGGGCGGAGCTGGCGTGCTCGCCCCGATCGAGCACGGCAAGCCGCGCGCGCCTTCCATCGAGCGCGTGCCGGTGCCGCGCAATGGTCTCTCCGCGCCGCGTCATGCGGCCAACGGACAGAACAAGCATGCGAACGCCCATCCCGCCAAACATGGCGTCACCCGCATCTCCACGTCGATCGGCGAAGTTCGGGTGAACTTCCATCGCGTCACTAACGGTCTCGCCCATGGCACCTCGGCTTCGGCCGGCGCGGCGCGGGGCGCCTCCGAACGCAATACGGTCTGGAGCTCATCCACGCCCGGCACAGACATGGCGGCCGCCAACAATGGTCAAGGAGATAATGGCAACGGAGCCGCCGCGAGTGCCGCCGGTCGAGCAAATGCAAGCGCGGTAGCGGCTGTCGCCGGGGGTAACGCCAATGGCGGTAACGGCAACAGCGGCAATGGTAACAGCGGCAATGGTAACAGCGGCAATGGTAACGGCAATGGCAATGGCGGCAACGAAAATGCCGCCAACGGAAATGGCAACGGAGCTAACGGCAGCGGCCGTGGCAACAGCGGACACGGAAGAGGCCGCTAG
- a CDS encoding ShlB/FhaC/HecB family hemolysin secretion/activation protein encodes MVGLGLWISVACFPARAQQAHQPGYDPRQTEKRFEDQQSSQGANGRPRLPSPQFAGAEGQGDTKPLFVLRRVSISGAVAIPQDRLVTAYQPYIGKKVSQADLAAMASAVSEIYRAAGFHLSRAIIPPQDIQSGALRIQVVEGSITELTLKEDGADEFGVRPMLDAVLAERPSRLATLERQLLLINGRPGVRIVDTAIDEIGTTTGHFRLILSVKTWHVFTSFGIDNLGSSSVGPWQSYGTAAFNSYLAPGDSLVFNLSTTPGDPRQLAFGRLSYEVPVGTDGARIGASGYYSEVWPGDYRRLYSDNIKTHSFEVRGSIAPVQSQKSSLTLTAAAGFTNATENDVFGRIYADRIRTASLTSDYRLQDHFGGINYLTMNYRQGFDILDASHRDDDYLSRVGASGTFSALNFWFTRYQTLTDAWSVKLAAAGQAASGALFTSQQFYLGGIAFGRGYGSAEISGDNGLAGTVELRFDQKTNLQYLSGYQLYGFVDSGVAWNHGYRLSDGLSLTSAGGGVRFFLAEGLQADIGAAAPLSYRAPDNPTRGARVLFSLTSALKLCPVRATTRCL; translated from the coding sequence ATGGTTGGCCTCGGGCTGTGGATTTCTGTTGCCTGTTTTCCGGCACGCGCGCAGCAAGCGCATCAGCCGGGTTACGATCCGCGGCAGACCGAAAAGCGTTTCGAGGACCAACAATCCAGCCAGGGTGCGAACGGGCGGCCCCGATTGCCGTCGCCGCAATTCGCCGGCGCGGAGGGGCAGGGAGACACCAAGCCGCTGTTCGTGCTTCGGCGCGTCTCGATCAGCGGTGCCGTTGCGATACCGCAGGACCGGCTGGTGACGGCGTATCAACCCTATATCGGGAAAAAGGTGTCGCAGGCGGATTTGGCGGCTATGGCCAGCGCGGTCAGCGAGATCTATCGCGCCGCCGGATTTCACCTCAGCCGGGCGATCATCCCGCCGCAGGATATCCAGAGCGGCGCGCTTCGCATTCAGGTCGTCGAAGGCAGCATCACGGAGCTGACGCTGAAGGAGGACGGCGCCGACGAATTCGGCGTCCGGCCCATGCTCGATGCCGTGCTGGCCGAACGGCCCTCGCGGCTTGCAACGCTGGAACGGCAATTGCTGCTGATCAACGGCCGCCCAGGCGTGCGGATCGTGGACACTGCGATCGATGAGATCGGGACGACAACCGGCCATTTCCGCCTGATCCTCTCCGTGAAAACCTGGCACGTCTTCACATCGTTCGGTATAGACAATCTCGGATCGTCGTCCGTCGGACCGTGGCAAAGCTATGGGACGGCGGCGTTCAATTCCTATCTCGCGCCCGGCGACTCGCTGGTGTTCAACCTCTCGACCACGCCCGGCGATCCGAGGCAGCTCGCGTTTGGTCGCCTGTCCTACGAAGTGCCCGTCGGCACCGACGGCGCCCGCATCGGCGCGTCCGGCTATTACAGCGAAGTTTGGCCCGGTGATTACCGCCGTCTCTACAGCGACAACATCAAAACCCATTCGTTCGAAGTTCGCGGCAGCATCGCTCCGGTGCAATCGCAGAAGTCCAGCCTGACGCTGACCGCGGCTGCAGGATTCACCAACGCCACCGAAAACGACGTGTTCGGCCGGATCTATGCCGATCGTATCCGCACCGCGAGCCTCACATCGGACTACCGCCTGCAGGACCATTTCGGCGGCATCAATTATCTGACGATGAACTATCGCCAGGGCTTCGACATTCTCGATGCCTCGCATCGGGACGACGATTATCTGTCGCGCGTCGGCGCGTCCGGCACATTCTCCGCGCTGAATTTTTGGTTCACGCGCTATCAGACGCTGACGGATGCATGGTCGGTGAAGCTCGCCGCTGCCGGCCAGGCGGCATCCGGCGCGCTCTTCACCTCGCAGCAATTCTATCTCGGCGGCATCGCGTTCGGGCGCGGCTATGGCAGCGCCGAGATCAGCGGCGACAACGGTCTCGCAGGCACGGTCGAACTGCGCTTCGACCAGAAGACGAACCTGCAATATCTGAGCGGCTACCAACTCTACGGCTTCGTCGACAGCGGTGTGGCCTGGAATCACGGGTACCGGCTCAGCGACGGGCTGTCGCTGACCTCGGCCGGCGGCGGCGTTCGCTTCTTCCTCGCCGAAGGCCTGCAAGCCGACATCGGCGCCGCCGCGCCACTCAGCTATCGCGCGCCTGATAATCCCACCCGCGGCGCACGCGTGCTGTTCTCCCTGACGAGCGCGCTGAAGCTCTGTCCGGTGCGGGCGACGACGCGGTGTCTGTAG
- a CDS encoding caspase domain-containing protein: MLRHALFGLIVPAALLLGTHSASAESRLALVIGQSAYRSVPALPNPANDAKAVTQLLTDSGFEVSTAADLSQNQMREAVSDFAGKVAARGADTVALVFYAGHGLQIDGENFLVPVDIDPKREADIPIQAVRLNDILNTLTSVPSRMRILMLDACRNNPFPDLKTAGSGLALVDAKVGSPGTFLSFSTSPGAVAEDGSGSNSPYTTALLAAGKEQGIPIEETFKRVRLAVNKVTEGRQTPWDSSSLTEDFRFSGASVAGPKPAAQPKKTVAEWTRDLKGKPVEAANELIVADGTDEAYEAFAGLYPQTTLGRLARDWLVRHRRMVAWNEAVLINTAAGYRSFLAKFPDSDLAATARKLEQRLRNRPDFTPAVAATNAAVPQNVALAAPMCPCNVQPPQQQPIKVNAPARRVEPDPPKRVDRKPPRRVREVDEDVVVVRRPPPRVVYEQPPPPPPVSIGIGIGLGGFGGGRGGNYGDHGSRGRY; encoded by the coding sequence ATGCTCCGTCACGCGCTGTTTGGGTTGATCGTTCCCGCCGCGTTGCTTCTAGGTACGCATTCGGCCTCCGCCGAAAGTCGCCTCGCACTGGTGATCGGCCAATCCGCCTATCGCTCGGTGCCCGCGCTGCCCAATCCAGCCAATGACGCCAAGGCGGTCACGCAATTGCTGACCGATTCCGGCTTCGAGGTTTCGACCGCGGCCGATCTTTCGCAGAATCAAATGCGGGAGGCGGTCAGCGACTTCGCCGGCAAGGTGGCTGCGAGGGGCGCCGATACGGTCGCCCTGGTGTTTTACGCCGGCCATGGGCTGCAGATCGACGGCGAGAATTTTCTGGTCCCGGTCGACATCGATCCGAAGCGGGAAGCCGACATTCCGATCCAGGCGGTGCGCCTCAACGACATCCTGAACACGCTGACATCGGTGCCGAGCAGGATGCGCATCCTGATGCTCGATGCCTGCCGCAACAATCCGTTCCCCGACCTCAAGACCGCCGGCAGCGGCCTTGCGCTGGTCGACGCCAAGGTCGGCTCGCCCGGCACGTTCCTGTCGTTCTCGACTTCGCCCGGCGCGGTCGCGGAAGACGGCTCCGGCTCCAACAGCCCGTATACGACCGCGCTGCTCGCAGCCGGCAAAGAGCAGGGGATTCCAATCGAGGAGACCTTCAAGCGCGTGCGCCTCGCCGTGAACAAGGTCACTGAGGGGCGGCAGACGCCGTGGGACAGCTCTTCGCTGACCGAGGATTTCCGCTTTTCCGGCGCCTCGGTCGCCGGACCCAAGCCTGCCGCGCAGCCCAAGAAGACGGTGGCCGAGTGGACGCGCGATCTGAAGGGCAAGCCGGTCGAGGCGGCGAACGAGTTGATCGTGGCCGACGGTACCGACGAAGCCTACGAGGCGTTTGCCGGCCTTTACCCGCAGACGACGCTCGGGCGGCTGGCGCGCGACTGGCTGGTTCGGCACCGGCGCATGGTGGCGTGGAACGAGGCCGTGCTCATCAACACTGCGGCCGGATATCGCTCGTTCTTGGCGAAATTCCCCGACAGCGATCTGGCCGCGACCGCGCGCAAGCTGGAACAGCGGCTGCGCAACCGCCCCGACTTCACGCCGGCGGTCGCTGCCACCAACGCCGCCGTGCCGCAAAACGTCGCGCTGGCCGCGCCGATGTGCCCCTGCAACGTGCAGCCGCCGCAGCAGCAGCCGATCAAGGTCAACGCGCCGGCCCGGCGCGTCGAGCCCGATCCGCCGAAGCGCGTCGATCGCAAGCCGCCGCGTCGCGTGCGTGAGGTAGATGAGGACGTCGTAGTCGTTCGCCGTCCGCCGCCGCGCGTGGTCTACGAGCAGCCGCCACCGCCGCCACCGGTCAGCATCGGCATCGGGATCGGTCTCGGCGGATTTGGCGGCGGACGCGGCGGCAATTATGGCGACCACGGCAGTCGGGGTAGATACTGA